GCATGGGCATCGGGGTGTCCTGGGACGGCCTCGCCGGAGCCGTAGCCGGCGCTGGCTGCGTGGGCCTGGTTTCGGCCATCGGCACCGCCTACCGGAACCTGGAAGGCCTCCCCCTCCACCAGGGGCGGCCCGTGGGCTCCGCCAGCCTCAACAGCCCCGAGCGTCTGAAGGGCATCATCCAGAGTGCCCTCAGCATTGCCGGGGGCCGAGGAGCCGTCGGCGTCAACGTCCTCTGCGCCATCAACGGATACGAGCAGGTGGTGCGTGCCTCCGTCGAAGCCGGAGCCCGGATCGTGGTCTCCGGCGCCGGCCTTCCCCTGACCCTCCCGGGCCTGGTGGAAGACCCGGAGGTCGCCCTGGTGCCCATCGTCTCCTCGGCCCGGGCCCTGGGACTCATCTGCAAAACCTGGGAGCGCCGCTTCGGCCGGGTGCCGGACGCCGTCATCCTCGAGGGTCCCGAATCCGGCGGACACCAGGGCTTCTCTGTGGAGCAGTGCACCGACCCTGCCTACACCCTGGAGAGCATCCTCCCCTCGATCCTCGCGGAGCGGGACCGCTGGGGCAGCTTCCCGGTGATCGTGGCCGGCGGCATCTGGGACCGCTCCGATATCCAGAAGTTCCTGGGCCTGGGGGCCTCCGCGGTCCAGATGGGCACCCGCTTCATCGGCACCTTCGAGTGTGATGCCGCCCCTGCCTTCAAGGAGACCCTCCTCAAGGCTGGGCCTGGGGACATCCAGCTCATGAAGTCCCCTGTGGGGCTACCGGGACGGGGGGTGATCACCCGCCTCCAGAAGTCCATCGAGGCCGGGGAAGCTCCGGCCCCCAAGTGCATCAGCGACTGCCTGAGTCCCTGCGCCAAGGGGCAGGGGGCCCGGGAGGCCGGCTACTGCATCGCCGACCGTTTGGCGGACGCCATGCGGGGGGAACGGGAGACCGGACTCTTCTTCTCGGGCAGCAATGGCTGGCGTCTCCAGGAGATGCTGTCCGTCCGTGAACTGGTGGGCGAGCTCACCGGAGACTACGGCTTGGAGAGGCTGGCCCTGGCCTGATCCAGCTCCCGGCGGCAGGCCTCCAGCTCCCGCTGGTAGGCCGGGCTGGCCTGGAGCGCCCGGTGGATGGCCCGGGCCAGGCGGTAGCCCGCCACATCGTCGGTGGGGTAGTGGACCCCGGCGAGGATCCGGCTCCAGGCCGCCCGATGGGCCCGGTCCAGGAGGGCCTCCTTCCGTTCTGGAAGCAGATCGCCCAGCACCGCCGCACCGAGGTAGGCCTGGACCGCATGGCCGCTGGGATAGGAACCGCTCCGGGGGAGGTGGACGCAGGGTTGGATGCCCGGGTCCAGCAGGGGAGGCCGGGGCCGGTCGAAGCGCTTCTTGGCGATGGAGGTGAGGCTCCAAGCTTCGTCAAGCACCTGATCCAGGAGGGCGCTGCAGCGGGGGAGACGCTCGGGGCTGAACCAGGGACCGATCTCCGCAGCATAGTGGAAGACCCCGGCCCCATCAATGAAGGTCGCCCAGGCCACCTGCTCAGGTGTCCGGAAGCGCTGGCTCATCCTCACCGCCTCCAGGTCCCCATCGGACTCGACACTGCCAGGGACCGGAGGCTGCGCCAGCACCGCCACCGGGTCCACGGCATCTCTGGACAGGTAGACCGCTGCCTTGTGGACCCGGACCTCCTGGGGCGGAGCCTGGGCCTGGGCCAAGCAGACCGGAAGCCAGGCAAGGGACAGCAGGGAAGCAGCTAGGCATCTGCGGACCATGATCTCTCCATGTGACAGGCCCCATCATCTCCGGTCCGGCGCTTTCCCGCAGCCTGTAATCCCGGCCACAATGGAACCCGGAGAACCCAGATGTACGAAGCA
The sequence above is drawn from the uncultured Holophaga sp. genome and encodes:
- a CDS encoding phosphatase PAP2 family protein; this translates as MVRRCLAASLLSLAWLPVCLAQAQAPPQEVRVHKAAVYLSRDAVDPVAVLAQPPVPGSVESDGDLEAVRMSQRFRTPEQVAWATFIDGAGVFHYAAEIGPWFSPERLPRCSALLDQVLDEAWSLTSIAKKRFDRPRPPLLDPGIQPCVHLPRSGSYPSGHAVQAYLGAAVLGDLLPERKEALLDRAHRAAWSRILAGVHYPTDDVAGYRLARAIHRALQASPAYQRELEACRRELDQARASLSKP
- a CDS encoding nitronate monooxygenase, with the protein product MTGESRFKLRLPSGAPRMLQGWCPSGDDSLAAAFADAGEFGVLRMPAFPDAEQVKDRLKRFRTRSSGQVGLDLKGVMGNLDAMLGALRERMASFVLHTPKPPEGLVQALKELKLPRFALAHTPEEAAEARAQGADAIIAQPGACFDSLRKVGLPVFATPGQATPSEQFLDEPGVAGVQVHSGGQIARNSGLAHRLRHAMGERAFSLMLDTARCEMPTLKIRNMEVSYPIMQGGMGIGVSWDGLAGAVAGAGCVGLVSAIGTAYRNLEGLPLHQGRPVGSASLNSPERLKGIIQSALSIAGGRGAVGVNVLCAINGYEQVVRASVEAGARIVVSGAGLPLTLPGLVEDPEVALVPIVSSARALGLICKTWERRFGRVPDAVILEGPESGGHQGFSVEQCTDPAYTLESILPSILAERDRWGSFPVIVAGGIWDRSDIQKFLGLGASAVQMGTRFIGTFECDAAPAFKETLLKAGPGDIQLMKSPVGLPGRGVITRLQKSIEAGEAPAPKCISDCLSPCAKGQGAREAGYCIADRLADAMRGERETGLFFSGSNGWRLQEMLSVRELVGELTGDYGLERLALA